A stretch of Trichocoleus sp. DNA encodes these proteins:
- a CDS encoding CHAT domain-containing protein, with protein sequence MSLLFALGWTQISDRLFDSAAIAQAPHAEQWMQQGVDRYEAGLLTEAINNWQQALTLYRSAHNLEQTAVALENLARAYQALGQSSEELQFWEQASSVYQQLGERLSLGRVLVEQAQAYSRVGQYRRAIVLLCAPPSEKDCRETSVLGITRSLPQRDLIGEVAALGSLGDAYRLQGNAERAIAYLNQGLNVARAINQPAYLISMLNSLGNAHHSLAQLNFRRALSARQIEEKQDAEAFDLRAKEHDAKALAYLNESLTLAQTNQDQVSALRALVSALPAYYRSGDRSFEQDEWINPLQQAISIASFVPNSQEKVYALIDLVRFVQRINSSTAVSRRQCSSQTKNLQAERLLEQAIAAAQEIGNPRAESFALGELGHLYECQANYEQALELTRQAQLAAEGLEARDSAYLWQWQLGRILKAKADPLKAIAAYEEALLTLQALRKDILTASQDIQFDFRETVEPIYRELVELRLQQESPSVLREVDRDQKTNQGNITLALNTLDNLKLAELQNYFGNDCVLTALNPVDINFASNTEQTAILNTVVLDNRVAVILSIPIQQPDGSEKTIQQFEWVSEQNGEKVNQESLVAVINEYRKGLERVRDAIPGAPLGGYDPTLAVQIYNWLVRPFAPLLQQYDIKTLVFVQDGILRSVPMAALYDGEAFLIEKYAIAITPSINLTNLERADRSRLRALAVGLTESATVNGTTFPPLRYVASELEAVQKLLPRSVELRDQNFTLQQLKQALAADSYPIIHIATHGKFSAEADGTFLVTGYNPAQPDQRLTLNVLDDIIRQMIARSPLELLVLSACQTATGDDRAALGLAGIAAQAGAKRVLASLWSVNDQATTELITQFYQGISNPALTKAQALQSAQKALINSGDRTAHPAFWSAFVLIGNWL encoded by the coding sequence ATGAGCCTCCTCTTTGCTCTAGGATGGACACAAATTAGCGATCGGTTGTTTGACTCGGCTGCAATCGCACAAGCGCCCCATGCTGAACAGTGGATGCAGCAGGGAGTTGATCGCTATGAGGCAGGTCTTTTAACAGAAGCCATCAACAACTGGCAGCAGGCTTTGACCTTGTATCGCTCTGCTCATAATTTAGAGCAAACAGCAGTCGCGCTCGAAAATTTAGCAAGAGCCTATCAAGCACTAGGGCAGAGCAGTGAGGAACTGCAATTTTGGGAACAGGCAAGTTCCGTTTATCAGCAACTTGGCGAGCGGTTGTCGCTTGGGCGAGTACTTGTAGAACAAGCGCAGGCTTACAGTCGAGTCGGACAATATCGTCGAGCGATTGTGCTCCTTTGTGCTCCCCCTAGTGAAAAGGATTGTCGTGAAACTAGCGTCTTGGGTATCACTCGATCGCTGCCCCAACGTGATCTGATTGGAGAAGTTGCTGCGCTGGGTAGTTTGGGAGATGCTTATCGTTTGCAAGGAAACGCTGAACGTGCCATTGCTTATTTAAATCAAGGATTAAATGTTGCGAGAGCCATCAACCAGCCGGCTTATCTCATCTCGATGTTAAACAGCCTGGGGAATGCGCATCACAGTCTGGCTCAGTTGAACTTCCGACGTGCCCTTTCTGCAAGGCAAATTGAAGAGAAGCAGGATGCGGAAGCATTTGATTTAAGAGCAAAGGAACATGACGCGAAGGCGCTGGCTTATCTGAATGAGAGTTTGACGTTAGCTCAAACCAACCAGGATCAGGTGAGTGCTTTACGTGCCTTAGTGAGTGCTTTGCCAGCCTACTACCGCTCTGGCGATCGCTCTTTTGAACAAGACGAATGGATAAATCCGCTGCAGCAGGCAATCTCCATCGCCAGTTTCGTTCCAAATTCCCAGGAAAAGGTTTATGCCTTAATTGATCTGGTAAGGTTTGTCCAACGTATCAACTCGTCCACCGCTGTTTCCAGACGGCAGTGCAGCAGTCAAACTAAGAATTTGCAAGCAGAACGCTTGTTAGAGCAGGCGATCGCAGCAGCACAGGAGATAGGTAACCCAAGGGCAGAGTCATTTGCGTTAGGTGAGTTGGGTCATCTTTACGAATGCCAAGCCAACTATGAGCAGGCGCTCGAACTGACACGTCAGGCACAATTAGCTGCTGAAGGACTCGAAGCAAGAGATAGCGCTTATTTATGGCAGTGGCAGCTCGGGCGAATTCTGAAAGCCAAAGCAGACCCCTTAAAGGCAATTGCGGCTTATGAGGAAGCGCTGTTAACGCTACAAGCTTTGCGTAAAGACATTTTGACTGCCAGTCAAGACATCCAGTTCGACTTTCGAGAAACCGTTGAGCCAATTTATCGTGAGCTAGTAGAACTGAGACTACAGCAAGAATCCCCTTCGGTTTTGCGTGAAGTCGATCGCGATCAGAAGACAAACCAGGGCAACATCACTCTCGCATTAAACACGCTAGACAATCTTAAGCTGGCAGAACTGCAAAATTACTTTGGGAATGATTGTGTATTAACGGCACTCAATCCAGTCGATATCAACTTTGCAAGCAATACCGAACAAACTGCTATTCTCAATACCGTTGTGCTAGACAATCGCGTTGCTGTCATCCTCAGTATTCCAATTCAGCAGCCCGATGGTAGCGAAAAGACAATCCAGCAGTTTGAATGGGTCAGCGAGCAGAACGGTGAGAAGGTAAACCAGGAGAGTTTGGTTGCCGTCATCAATGAGTATCGCAAAGGGTTAGAGCGAGTGCGAGACGCGATTCCAGGTGCGCCATTGGGCGGGTATGACCCGACTTTAGCTGTGCAAATCTACAATTGGCTGGTTCGTCCGTTTGCGCCGTTGCTTCAACAATATGACATCAAAACGCTCGTCTTTGTTCAAGATGGCATCCTTCGAAGTGTGCCAATGGCTGCCTTATATGATGGTGAAGCATTCCTGATTGAAAAATACGCCATTGCAATCACGCCGAGCATTAACCTCACCAATTTAGAGCGAGCCGATCGCAGCAGGTTACGTGCTCTTGCAGTTGGACTAACAGAGAGTGCTACGGTGAATGGAACAACCTTTCCGCCACTACGATATGTTGCCTCTGAACTGGAAGCCGTTCAAAAGCTTTTGCCCAGAAGCGTCGAACTTCGAGATCAGAATTTTACGCTGCAACAATTGAAGCAAGCACTTGCAGCAGACAGTTATCCGATTATTCATATCGCAACCCACGGTAAATTTAGTGCAGAAGCAGACGGGACTTTTCTGGTTACGGGATACAATCCTGCTCAACCGGATCAAAGGTTAACACTCAATGTTTTAGATGACATCATTCGGCAAATGATTGCCAGGAGCCCGTTAGAGCTTCTAGTTTTAAGTGCTTGCCAAACCGCAACAGGGGACGATCGCGCAGCACTTGGATTAGCTGGGATTGCTGCACAGGCTGGTGCGAAACGTGTGTTGGCTTCGCTTTGGTCTGTCAACGATCAAGCAACTACAGAACTGATTACGCAGTTTTATCAGGGCATCTCAAACCCTGCCTTAACAAAAGCTCAGGCACTTCAATCTGCTCAAAAAGCCTTGATCAATTCTGGTGATCGCACCGCTCATCCTGCTTTTTGGTCTGCGTTTGTCTTAATTGGGAATTGGTTATAG